From a single Brassica napus cultivar Da-Ae chromosome C9, Da-Ae, whole genome shotgun sequence genomic region:
- the LOC106371903 gene encoding probable prolyl 4-hydroxylase 4, producing MMSMSRRGMLSFFAILSVLLQCTNSLTSSPTAIINPSKVKQVSSKPRAFVYEGFLTELECDHMVSLAKASLKRSAVADNDSGESKFSEVRTSSGTFIPKAKDPIVSGIEDKISTWTFLPKENGEDMQVLRYEHGQKYDAHFDYFHDKVNIVRGGHRIATVLMYLSNVTRGGETVFPNAEIPSRRVLTENKDDLSDCAKKGIAVKPRKGDALLFFNLHPDAIPDPLSLHGGCPVIEGEKWSATKWIHVDSFDKIVTPGGNCTDMNESCERWAVLGECTKNPEYMVGTAELPGYCRRSCKAC from the exons ATGATGTCGATGTCTCGCCGTGGAATGTTATCGTTCTTCGCCATCTTATCCGTCCTGCTTCAATGCACCAATTCCTTAACTAGCTCTCCTACCGCCATTATTAATCCTTCCAAAGTCAAGCAGGTTTCATCCAAACCCAG GGCGTTTGTATACGAAGGGTTCCTCACGGAATTGGAATGTGATCATATGGTCTCCCTT gcaaaggCGAGCCTGAAGAGATCTGCTGTGGCTGATAATGATAGTGGAGAAAGCAAATTCAGCGAGGTTCGGACCAGCTCTGGCACCTTTATCCCCAAAGCAAAG GATCCAATTGTTTCCGGTATAGAAGACAAGATCTCCACTTGGACATTTCTTCCTAAAG AAAACGGGGAAGACATGCAGGTATTGAGATACGAGCACGGTCAAAAATACGATGCTCACTTTGACTACTTTCATGACAAAGTCAACATTGTCCGTGGTGGACACCGCATTGCCACCGTTCTCATGTATCTATCCAATGTCACAAGAGGTGGAGAAACCGTCTTCCCCAATGCAGAG ATACCTTCTCGCCGAGTACTAACTGAAAACAAAGACGACCTTTCTGATTGTGCCAAGAAAGGAATCGCTG TGAAACCAAGGAAAGGGGATGCTTTGTTGTTCTTCAACCTCCACCCTGACGCAATCCCTGACCCATTGAGCCTCCACGGTGGATGTCCCGTGATTGAAGGAGAGAAATGGTCTGCGACCAAGTGGATCCATGTGGACTCATTTGACAAGATTGTGACACCGGGTGGTAACTGTACTGATATGAACGAGAGCTGTGAGAGATGGGCAGTTCTAGGGGAATGCACAAAGAACCCAGAGTACATGGTTGGTACTGCTGAGCTTCCTGGCTATTGCAGGCGCAGCTGTAAGGCTTGTTAG